In one Actinomyces trachealis genomic region, the following are encoded:
- the mtrA gene encoding MtrAB system response regulator MtrA, with protein sequence MDTRVLVVDDDTALADMIGIMLESEGYEPSFCADGAQAMSMFRKVSPDLVLLDLMLPGVDGVEICRQIRVESDVPIIMLTARTETEDVVAGLEAGADDYVTKPFRSKELLARVRTRLRRVLDPTAAGAERVEVADLMIDVAGHEVRRGDQIIALTPLEFDLLVTLARSPWKAFSREELLAEVWGYHHTADTRLVNVHVQRLRAKIEHDPEHPEIVMTVRGIGYRAGGSK encoded by the coding sequence ATGGATACCCGCGTACTCGTCGTCGACGACGACACAGCCCTTGCTGACATGATCGGCATCATGCTCGAGTCTGAGGGATACGAACCCTCATTCTGCGCGGATGGGGCGCAGGCCATGAGCATGTTCCGCAAAGTCTCCCCAGACCTAGTCCTCCTTGACCTCATGCTTCCCGGGGTCGACGGGGTGGAGATCTGCCGCCAGATCCGTGTCGAGTCCGATGTGCCCATCATCATGTTGACCGCCCGCACCGAGACGGAGGACGTCGTCGCCGGACTAGAGGCCGGTGCAGACGACTACGTCACCAAGCCCTTCCGCTCCAAGGAACTCCTGGCCCGCGTGCGCACGCGCCTGCGGCGCGTCCTGGACCCGACCGCCGCCGGGGCCGAACGCGTGGAGGTCGCTGACCTCATGATCGACGTCGCTGGCCACGAGGTACGCCGCGGAGACCAGATTATTGCGCTGACTCCCCTGGAATTCGACCTCCTGGTCACCCTGGCCCGCTCCCCGTGGAAGGCCTTCAGCCGTGAGGAGCTGCTCGCCGAGGTCTGGGGCTACCACCACACGGCGGACACCCGCCTGGTTAACGTCCACGTCCAGCGTCTGCGGGCCAAGATCGAACACGACCCGGAGCACCCCGAGATCGTCATGACCGTCCGCGGTATCGGCTACCGCGCCGGTGGCTCCAAGTGA
- a CDS encoding glycerophosphodiester phosphodiesterase, which yields MSSDPNSAIGPKDTPQSFGGWQPPTVAGQSQAQSAPQPQFGAYDQPPVGSYSQPPFDGASQSWRSTQAQYPSGLGAAFDVAPKPGIIPLRPLSFGEILEGSFQALRVNPKAMFVPALLVMSVIGVIAAIVNALILQSFDLGSLIDPSRAATSGPESGLAESLALQSGTLVTAFLNLFATAILSGLLIIAVSRSVLGRVADLGETWQRTKKRIWALIGQTLLIELIAFATMLVCALFIILIGVSASNATNSFEDSSFGTIVLIILSITVLALVTVAAALFFQTRLLVAPAALILEDVGVVESIKRSWQLTKESFWRVLGMTLVISLLVSMVSGTIGGVIGLASGLSIVLSPGALPILLFLTTSLTSLVTGLVLPFQAAANALIYIDLRMRKEGLDVDLRRSAA from the coding sequence ATGAGCAGCGACCCTAATTCGGCGATCGGGCCCAAGGACACACCGCAGAGTTTCGGTGGCTGGCAGCCGCCCACAGTTGCGGGCCAGTCGCAGGCACAATCCGCGCCACAGCCACAATTTGGCGCCTACGACCAGCCACCTGTGGGCAGCTACAGTCAGCCACCGTTCGACGGCGCCAGCCAGTCTTGGCGGAGCACCCAGGCGCAGTACCCCAGCGGGCTTGGGGCAGCATTTGACGTCGCCCCCAAACCGGGCATCATTCCACTGCGCCCACTGTCCTTCGGGGAGATCCTGGAAGGGTCGTTTCAAGCACTACGGGTGAACCCGAAAGCCATGTTCGTGCCAGCACTGCTGGTCATGTCCGTAATTGGCGTCATCGCGGCCATCGTCAACGCGCTGATACTGCAGAGCTTCGACCTGGGCTCACTGATAGACCCAAGTCGGGCCGCGACGAGCGGACCTGAGTCTGGGTTAGCCGAGTCTTTGGCCTTGCAATCCGGAACTCTGGTAACCGCGTTTCTGAACCTATTTGCCACCGCAATTCTTTCAGGTCTGCTTATCATCGCGGTCTCCCGCTCCGTGCTGGGACGGGTAGCAGACCTAGGCGAGACCTGGCAGCGCACCAAGAAGCGCATCTGGGCCCTGATCGGTCAGACGCTACTGATCGAGCTGATCGCCTTCGCCACGATGTTGGTGTGCGCCCTGTTCATCATCTTGATCGGGGTATCCGCCTCCAACGCCACCAATAGCTTTGAAGATTCCTCCTTTGGCACCATCGTGTTGATAATCCTTTCCATCACGGTGCTGGCACTGGTCACGGTTGCTGCAGCACTGTTCTTCCAGACCAGACTGCTGGTGGCACCGGCAGCGCTCATCCTGGAGGACGTGGGTGTGGTCGAGTCGATCAAACGATCTTGGCAACTGACCAAGGAGTCCTTCTGGCGAGTGCTGGGCATGACCCTGGTGATCTCCTTGCTCGTGTCGATGGTCAGCGGCACGATAGGCGGGGTCATCGGCCTGGCCAGTGGACTGTCTATCGTCTTGTCCCCTGGCGCCCTACCCATTCTCCTGTTCCTGACCACCTCCCTGACCTCTCTCGTGACCGGCCTGGTACTGCCCTTCCAGGCCGCAGCGAACGCCTTGATCTACATTGACCTGAGAATGCGCAAGGAGGGTCTGGACGTGGACCTGCGCAGGTCGGCGGCCTGA
- a CDS encoding DUF4129 domain-containing protein: MFNPMYWPLRLPLSGAPATPDADSARRAAEDELAKPAYHPRPNLLQLLWKWFQRQVESSRLFPDELPAWVSMLIVLTAAVFLLGVLVIVLRRFTRVQRRRRLGSLFDSDLRDAAALARDADAAAQAGDFATAVVERFRAIIRSLDERGLLEDYPGMTAQEASVLAQQALTGAHTKNGESLVLDPQLHEAGNLFDTVRYGENEPTTQQDQWMRELAAQVESCIVPQRSASSLVVAP, encoded by the coding sequence ATGTTCAACCCCATGTACTGGCCCCTAAGGCTGCCGCTGAGCGGCGCCCCGGCCACGCCAGACGCAGACTCGGCACGCCGGGCCGCAGAAGATGAGTTGGCTAAGCCCGCCTACCACCCTCGTCCCAACCTGCTCCAGCTCCTCTGGAAGTGGTTTCAGCGGCAGGTTGAAAGTTCCAGACTGTTCCCGGACGAGCTGCCCGCCTGGGTGTCCATGCTCATCGTCCTGACGGCAGCTGTCTTCCTGCTGGGGGTACTGGTGATCGTACTGAGGCGTTTCACGCGGGTCCAGCGCAGACGCAGGTTGGGCTCGCTGTTTGACTCCGATCTGCGGGATGCTGCGGCGCTGGCTCGTGACGCCGACGCCGCCGCCCAGGCTGGCGACTTCGCGACGGCGGTGGTTGAGCGCTTCCGTGCGATCATCCGTTCACTTGATGAGCGTGGCCTGTTGGAGGACTACCCCGGCATGACTGCGCAGGAAGCCTCCGTGCTGGCTCAGCAGGCGCTTACCGGCGCACACACCAAGAACGGCGAATCCCTGGTGCTGGACCCCCAGCTCCATGAGGCCGGTAACCTCTTTGACACCGTCCGTTACGGAGAGAACGAGCCGACCACGCAGCAGGATCAGTGGATGCGGGAACTCGCTGCACAGGTTGAGTCATGCATTGTGCCTCAACGCAGCGCCAGCAGCCTGGTGGTGGCACCGTGA